The following coding sequences lie in one Arachis ipaensis cultivar K30076 chromosome B03, Araip1.1, whole genome shotgun sequence genomic window:
- the LOC107632003 gene encoding U-box domain-containing protein 6 isoform X1 has product MDVAEYEEKQFSASDAKLHGQMCKALSLIYCKILSVFPSLEAARPRSKSGIQALCSLHMAIEKTKNILQHCTECSKLYLAITADSILLKFERAKCSLKDGLKRVEDIVPQSIGCQIQEIVNELASVSFALDPSEKKIGDDLIALLQQGRKFNDSNDSNELESFHQAASRLGITSSRAALAERRALKKVIERARAEEDKRKESIVAYLLHLMKKYSKLFRNEFSDDNDSQGSAPCSPTVQGSIEDGVPGVHCQAFDRQFSKLGSFCFKPNDMKSEHMPLPPEELRCPISLQLMYDPVIIASGQTYERLCIEKWFSDGHSTCPKTQQKLTHLCLTPNYCVKGLVASWCEQNGVNIPEGPPESLDLNYWRLAFNESESTNSRSANSVSSCKLKGIKVVPLEERGTFEEIGGNRAESVSTQEEDIAQYLSLLEILTEANSLKRKCKVVERLRLLLKDDEEARIFMGANGFVEVLLRFLQSAVREGNLMAQEHGAMALFNLAVNNDRNKEIMLAAGVLSLLEEMVSNTPSYGCATALYVNLSSLEEAKRLIGVSQAVQFLIELLQADTDIQCKQDSLHALYNLSTVTSNIPYLLSSGIVGGLQILLVDQGDCSWIEKCIAILINLASSQDGMEEMLSTPGIIGALASILDTGELLEQEQAVSCLLLLCNRSEKCCEMVLQEGVIPALVSISVNGNPRGRDKAQKLLMLFREQRQRDHPPVQADAHHCPPETSDLSMPPSEMKPQCKSMSRSKTGKAFSFFWKSKSYSVYQC; this is encoded by the exons ATGGATGTAGCTGAGTATGAGGAAAAACAGTTTTCAGCAAGTGATGCCAAG TTACATGGACAGATGTGCAAGGCGCTTTCTCTGATATATTGCAAAATATTGTCGGTATTTCCTTCCTTGGAAGCAGCTCGGCCTAGGAGCAAATCTGGAATTCAAGCATTATGTTCTCTGCACATGGCCATAGAGAAGACTAAAAACATTCTTCAGCACTGCACAGAATGTAGTAAACTTTACCTG GCTATAACTGCAGATTCTATTCTTCTAAAATTTGAGAGGGCTAAATGTTCTCTCAAAGATGGTCTTAAACGGGTGGAAGATATTGTTCCACAATCTATTGGGTGTCAG ATTCAGGAGATTGTCAATGAACTTGCAAGTGTGTCATTTGCACTTGATCCATCAGAGAAGAAAATTGGTGATGATTTAATTGCATTGCTTCAGCAGGGAAGAAAGTTTAATGACTCTAATGACAGCAATGAACTTGAATCTTTTCATCAGGCTGCTAGCAGGCTTGGAATTACATCTTCTAGAGCAGCTCTTGCTGAAAGAAGAGCTCTCAAGAAGGTCATAGAAAGGGCTCGGGCAGAGGAAGACAAGCGGAAGGAATCAATTGTTGCTTATCTTTTGCATCTTATGAAGAAATACTCAAAATTATTTAGAAATGAGTTCTCAGATGACAATGATTCTCAGGGTTCTGCACCTTGTTCTCCCACTGTTCAGGGATCCATTGAGGATGGTGTTCCCGGTGTTCATTGTCAGGCCTTTGACAGACAGTTTTCTAAACTTGGTTCCTTTTGTTTTAAGCCAAATGATATGAAATCAGAGCACATGCCCCTTCCCCCTGAAGAGCTAAGGTGCCCAATATCTTTGCAACTTATGTACGATCCTGTAATCATTGCTTCTGGGCAAACTTACGAAAGGTTATGTATAGAAAAATGGTTTAGTGATGGCCACAGCACTTGCCCAAAGACCCAACAGAAGCTCACACATCTCTGTTTGACTCCTAATTACTGTGTGAAAGGTCTTGTTGCTAGTTGGTGTGAACAGAATGGAGTTAATATTCCCGAAGGCCCTCCTGAATCTCTTGATCTTAATTACTGGAGATTGGCATTCAATGAGTCTGAATCCACAAATTCAAGATCTGCAAACAGTGTCAGCTCTTGCAAGTTGAAGGGTATTAAAGTGGTTCCATTAGAAGAAAGGGGTACCTTTGAGGAAATTGGGGGAAATAGGGCTGAAAGTGTGTCTACACAAGAGGAAGATATTGCACAGTACTTAAGTCTTCTGGAAATCTTGACTGAGGCTAATAGTTTGAAGAGGAAATGTAAAGTGGTTGAACGATTAAGGCTGTTGCTGAAGGATGATGAAGAAGCAAGGATTTTTATGGGGGCTAATGGCTTCGTTGAAGTACTTTTGCGGTTTTTACAATCAGCTGTGCGTGAAGGAAATTTGATGGCTCAGGAGCATGGAGCAATGGCTCTTTTCAACCTGGCTGTAAATAATGACAG AAATAAGGAAATCATGTTGGCGGCAGGAGTATTATCATTGTTGGAGGAAATGGTTTCAAATACTCCTTCGTATGGTTGTGCAACTGCCTTATACGTGAATCTATCTTCCCTTGAAGAGGCCAAGCGTTTGATTGGTGTGAGTCAGGCTGTTCAGTTCTTAATCGAGCTTCTTCAAGCTGACACTGATATTCAATGCAAGCAGGATTCTCTCCATGCTCTCTATAATCTTTCCACTGTAACCTCCAACATTCCTTACCTCCTTTCATCCGGCATCGTTGGCGGCCTACAAATTCTTCTTGTGGACCAGGGCGATTGTAGTTGGATAGAAAAATGTATAGCTATTTTGATAAATTTGGCTTCTTCCCAAGATGGGATGGAGGAAATGTTATCGACTCCAGGAATTATAGGCGCATTAGCTTCAATATTGGACACAGGCGAGCTCCTAGAGCAGGAGCAAGCTGTCTCTTGCCTCCTGCTTCTATGCAATAGAAGTGAGAAATGTTGTGAGATGGTGCTACAAGAAGGTGTCATCCCTGCATTGGTTTCAATATCAGTGAATGGAAATCCAAGAGGGAGAGATAAAGCTCAGAAACTCCTGATGTTGTTTCGAGAGCAGCGGCAACGAGACCATCCGCCAGTGCAAGCTGACGCACATCATTGCCCTCCTGAAACTAGCGATTTGTCAATGCCGCCTTCTGAAATGAAGCCGCAATGCAAGTCAATGTCTAGAAGTAAGACAGGGAAAGCTTTTAGCTTTTTCTGGAAAAGCAAGAGCTATTCTGTCTACCAGTGTTAA
- the LOC107632003 gene encoding U-box domain-containing protein 45 isoform X2, with translation MCKALSLIYCKILSVFPSLEAARPRSKSGIQALCSLHMAIEKTKNILQHCTECSKLYLAITADSILLKFERAKCSLKDGLKRVEDIVPQSIGCQIQEIVNELASVSFALDPSEKKIGDDLIALLQQGRKFNDSNDSNELESFHQAASRLGITSSRAALAERRALKKVIERARAEEDKRKESIVAYLLHLMKKYSKLFRNEFSDDNDSQGSAPCSPTVQGSIEDGVPGVHCQAFDRQFSKLGSFCFKPNDMKSEHMPLPPEELRCPISLQLMYDPVIIASGQTYERLCIEKWFSDGHSTCPKTQQKLTHLCLTPNYCVKGLVASWCEQNGVNIPEGPPESLDLNYWRLAFNESESTNSRSANSVSSCKLKGIKVVPLEERGTFEEIGGNRAESVSTQEEDIAQYLSLLEILTEANSLKRKCKVVERLRLLLKDDEEARIFMGANGFVEVLLRFLQSAVREGNLMAQEHGAMALFNLAVNNDRNKEIMLAAGVLSLLEEMVSNTPSYGCATALYVNLSSLEEAKRLIGVSQAVQFLIELLQADTDIQCKQDSLHALYNLSTVTSNIPYLLSSGIVGGLQILLVDQGDCSWIEKCIAILINLASSQDGMEEMLSTPGIIGALASILDTGELLEQEQAVSCLLLLCNRSEKCCEMVLQEGVIPALVSISVNGNPRGRDKAQKLLMLFREQRQRDHPPVQADAHHCPPETSDLSMPPSEMKPQCKSMSRSKTGKAFSFFWKSKSYSVYQC, from the exons ATGTGCAAGGCGCTTTCTCTGATATATTGCAAAATATTGTCGGTATTTCCTTCCTTGGAAGCAGCTCGGCCTAGGAGCAAATCTGGAATTCAAGCATTATGTTCTCTGCACATGGCCATAGAGAAGACTAAAAACATTCTTCAGCACTGCACAGAATGTAGTAAACTTTACCTG GCTATAACTGCAGATTCTATTCTTCTAAAATTTGAGAGGGCTAAATGTTCTCTCAAAGATGGTCTTAAACGGGTGGAAGATATTGTTCCACAATCTATTGGGTGTCAG ATTCAGGAGATTGTCAATGAACTTGCAAGTGTGTCATTTGCACTTGATCCATCAGAGAAGAAAATTGGTGATGATTTAATTGCATTGCTTCAGCAGGGAAGAAAGTTTAATGACTCTAATGACAGCAATGAACTTGAATCTTTTCATCAGGCTGCTAGCAGGCTTGGAATTACATCTTCTAGAGCAGCTCTTGCTGAAAGAAGAGCTCTCAAGAAGGTCATAGAAAGGGCTCGGGCAGAGGAAGACAAGCGGAAGGAATCAATTGTTGCTTATCTTTTGCATCTTATGAAGAAATACTCAAAATTATTTAGAAATGAGTTCTCAGATGACAATGATTCTCAGGGTTCTGCACCTTGTTCTCCCACTGTTCAGGGATCCATTGAGGATGGTGTTCCCGGTGTTCATTGTCAGGCCTTTGACAGACAGTTTTCTAAACTTGGTTCCTTTTGTTTTAAGCCAAATGATATGAAATCAGAGCACATGCCCCTTCCCCCTGAAGAGCTAAGGTGCCCAATATCTTTGCAACTTATGTACGATCCTGTAATCATTGCTTCTGGGCAAACTTACGAAAGGTTATGTATAGAAAAATGGTTTAGTGATGGCCACAGCACTTGCCCAAAGACCCAACAGAAGCTCACACATCTCTGTTTGACTCCTAATTACTGTGTGAAAGGTCTTGTTGCTAGTTGGTGTGAACAGAATGGAGTTAATATTCCCGAAGGCCCTCCTGAATCTCTTGATCTTAATTACTGGAGATTGGCATTCAATGAGTCTGAATCCACAAATTCAAGATCTGCAAACAGTGTCAGCTCTTGCAAGTTGAAGGGTATTAAAGTGGTTCCATTAGAAGAAAGGGGTACCTTTGAGGAAATTGGGGGAAATAGGGCTGAAAGTGTGTCTACACAAGAGGAAGATATTGCACAGTACTTAAGTCTTCTGGAAATCTTGACTGAGGCTAATAGTTTGAAGAGGAAATGTAAAGTGGTTGAACGATTAAGGCTGTTGCTGAAGGATGATGAAGAAGCAAGGATTTTTATGGGGGCTAATGGCTTCGTTGAAGTACTTTTGCGGTTTTTACAATCAGCTGTGCGTGAAGGAAATTTGATGGCTCAGGAGCATGGAGCAATGGCTCTTTTCAACCTGGCTGTAAATAATGACAG AAATAAGGAAATCATGTTGGCGGCAGGAGTATTATCATTGTTGGAGGAAATGGTTTCAAATACTCCTTCGTATGGTTGTGCAACTGCCTTATACGTGAATCTATCTTCCCTTGAAGAGGCCAAGCGTTTGATTGGTGTGAGTCAGGCTGTTCAGTTCTTAATCGAGCTTCTTCAAGCTGACACTGATATTCAATGCAAGCAGGATTCTCTCCATGCTCTCTATAATCTTTCCACTGTAACCTCCAACATTCCTTACCTCCTTTCATCCGGCATCGTTGGCGGCCTACAAATTCTTCTTGTGGACCAGGGCGATTGTAGTTGGATAGAAAAATGTATAGCTATTTTGATAAATTTGGCTTCTTCCCAAGATGGGATGGAGGAAATGTTATCGACTCCAGGAATTATAGGCGCATTAGCTTCAATATTGGACACAGGCGAGCTCCTAGAGCAGGAGCAAGCTGTCTCTTGCCTCCTGCTTCTATGCAATAGAAGTGAGAAATGTTGTGAGATGGTGCTACAAGAAGGTGTCATCCCTGCATTGGTTTCAATATCAGTGAATGGAAATCCAAGAGGGAGAGATAAAGCTCAGAAACTCCTGATGTTGTTTCGAGAGCAGCGGCAACGAGACCATCCGCCAGTGCAAGCTGACGCACATCATTGCCCTCCTGAAACTAGCGATTTGTCAATGCCGCCTTCTGAAATGAAGCCGCAATGCAAGTCAATGTCTAGAAGTAAGACAGGGAAAGCTTTTAGCTTTTTCTGGAAAAGCAAGAGCTATTCTGTCTACCAGTGTTAA
- the LOC107632003 gene encoding U-box domain-containing protein 45 isoform X3 — translation MVLNGWKILFHNLLGVRFRRLSMNLQVCHLHLIHQRRKLAASRLGITSSRAALAERRALKKVIERARAEEDKRKESIVAYLLHLMKKYSKLFRNEFSDDNDSQGSAPCSPTVQGSIEDGVPGVHCQAFDRQFSKLGSFCFKPNDMKSEHMPLPPEELRCPISLQLMYDPVIIASGQTYERLCIEKWFSDGHSTCPKTQQKLTHLCLTPNYCVKGLVASWCEQNGVNIPEGPPESLDLNYWRLAFNESESTNSRSANSVSSCKLKGIKVVPLEERGTFEEIGGNRAESVSTQEEDIAQYLSLLEILTEANSLKRKCKVVERLRLLLKDDEEARIFMGANGFVEVLLRFLQSAVREGNLMAQEHGAMALFNLAVNNDRNKEIMLAAGVLSLLEEMVSNTPSYGCATALYVNLSSLEEAKRLIGVSQAVQFLIELLQADTDIQCKQDSLHALYNLSTVTSNIPYLLSSGIVGGLQILLVDQGDCSWIEKCIAILINLASSQDGMEEMLSTPGIIGALASILDTGELLEQEQAVSCLLLLCNRSEKCCEMVLQEGVIPALVSISVNGNPRGRDKAQKLLMLFREQRQRDHPPVQADAHHCPPETSDLSMPPSEMKPQCKSMSRSKTGKAFSFFWKSKSYSVYQC, via the exons ATGGTCTTAAACGGGTGGAAGATATTGTTCCACAATCTATTGGGTGTCAG ATTCAGGAGATTGTCAATGAACTTGCAAGTGTGTCATTTGCACTTGATCCATCAGAGAAGAAAATTG GCTGCTAGCAGGCTTGGAATTACATCTTCTAGAGCAGCTCTTGCTGAAAGAAGAGCTCTCAAGAAGGTCATAGAAAGGGCTCGGGCAGAGGAAGACAAGCGGAAGGAATCAATTGTTGCTTATCTTTTGCATCTTATGAAGAAATACTCAAAATTATTTAGAAATGAGTTCTCAGATGACAATGATTCTCAGGGTTCTGCACCTTGTTCTCCCACTGTTCAGGGATCCATTGAGGATGGTGTTCCCGGTGTTCATTGTCAGGCCTTTGACAGACAGTTTTCTAAACTTGGTTCCTTTTGTTTTAAGCCAAATGATATGAAATCAGAGCACATGCCCCTTCCCCCTGAAGAGCTAAGGTGCCCAATATCTTTGCAACTTATGTACGATCCTGTAATCATTGCTTCTGGGCAAACTTACGAAAGGTTATGTATAGAAAAATGGTTTAGTGATGGCCACAGCACTTGCCCAAAGACCCAACAGAAGCTCACACATCTCTGTTTGACTCCTAATTACTGTGTGAAAGGTCTTGTTGCTAGTTGGTGTGAACAGAATGGAGTTAATATTCCCGAAGGCCCTCCTGAATCTCTTGATCTTAATTACTGGAGATTGGCATTCAATGAGTCTGAATCCACAAATTCAAGATCTGCAAACAGTGTCAGCTCTTGCAAGTTGAAGGGTATTAAAGTGGTTCCATTAGAAGAAAGGGGTACCTTTGAGGAAATTGGGGGAAATAGGGCTGAAAGTGTGTCTACACAAGAGGAAGATATTGCACAGTACTTAAGTCTTCTGGAAATCTTGACTGAGGCTAATAGTTTGAAGAGGAAATGTAAAGTGGTTGAACGATTAAGGCTGTTGCTGAAGGATGATGAAGAAGCAAGGATTTTTATGGGGGCTAATGGCTTCGTTGAAGTACTTTTGCGGTTTTTACAATCAGCTGTGCGTGAAGGAAATTTGATGGCTCAGGAGCATGGAGCAATGGCTCTTTTCAACCTGGCTGTAAATAATGACAG AAATAAGGAAATCATGTTGGCGGCAGGAGTATTATCATTGTTGGAGGAAATGGTTTCAAATACTCCTTCGTATGGTTGTGCAACTGCCTTATACGTGAATCTATCTTCCCTTGAAGAGGCCAAGCGTTTGATTGGTGTGAGTCAGGCTGTTCAGTTCTTAATCGAGCTTCTTCAAGCTGACACTGATATTCAATGCAAGCAGGATTCTCTCCATGCTCTCTATAATCTTTCCACTGTAACCTCCAACATTCCTTACCTCCTTTCATCCGGCATCGTTGGCGGCCTACAAATTCTTCTTGTGGACCAGGGCGATTGTAGTTGGATAGAAAAATGTATAGCTATTTTGATAAATTTGGCTTCTTCCCAAGATGGGATGGAGGAAATGTTATCGACTCCAGGAATTATAGGCGCATTAGCTTCAATATTGGACACAGGCGAGCTCCTAGAGCAGGAGCAAGCTGTCTCTTGCCTCCTGCTTCTATGCAATAGAAGTGAGAAATGTTGTGAGATGGTGCTACAAGAAGGTGTCATCCCTGCATTGGTTTCAATATCAGTGAATGGAAATCCAAGAGGGAGAGATAAAGCTCAGAAACTCCTGATGTTGTTTCGAGAGCAGCGGCAACGAGACCATCCGCCAGTGCAAGCTGACGCACATCATTGCCCTCCTGAAACTAGCGATTTGTCAATGCCGCCTTCTGAAATGAAGCCGCAATGCAAGTCAATGTCTAGAAGTAAGACAGGGAAAGCTTTTAGCTTTTTCTGGAAAAGCAAGAGCTATTCTGTCTACCAGTGTTAA